A region of the Pseudarthrobacter phenanthrenivorans Sphe3 genome:
ACCCGTGCGGTGCCCTTGCGTCAGCAGCCCAGGGCGTTGGCCATCATCACCACCGGCACCAGCGGCGGACTGGTGCTGCTGGGCGGGCTGGCTGTCCTGGCAATACTGGGTTCCTGGCGACTGGTCTGGGTCGGCATCGCCTTGGCCGCGGCAGCCGCCGCACTTGTGAACCTTCGCTTCGTACCGAAAACCAGGCCTGACCCAGTTGCGATCGACCGTCACGATGCCTCCGCACTGTTTGCAGCGCTGCGCGGCCCGTGCGCCTACGCGGTGGCCTACTTTGCCGCCGTCGTCATCTACTTCACCTACGCCGCCGACGTCCTCGGCAGCGGTGCCCTCCCAGCGGGAGCCGTCCCGGCGCTCTACGCGGGCATTGGCCTCTGCGGCGTGGTAGGCGTGGCGACCGGAGCCTTCGCGGCTCGGATGGGCAGTTCGAGGGTGGCCGGGCTGTCCCTTGGAGCGGTCGGTGCAGCACTGGCGCTGCTCGGGGTGGCAAGCGATTCCCTGACCGCGACGGCGATTTCGACGTGCATTTTCGGAGCGGGATACATGGCAGGATCTGCGGTGCTCGCGATTTGGACCGCCGAACTGGTGCCCGAGCGCGCAGGCGAGGCGTTCACGGCAGTCCTAATCGTGGGGGCACTCAGCTCTGTCGCGGCCCCGGCCCTGGCCGGCGCGGTGATCGCCGGGGTGGGTCTGGGACCGCTATTGGTCTTCGCCGCCGCGGCGTCACTGCTCAGCGGGATGGCGCTGGTGTTGCGTCCGTCCCCGCACCGGGCCGCCGTCGGTGGTCCCAGACCCTGATTAGTCAGTGGCCTCGATGCCCTGCCGCTTGGGGCGAGCGCGGCTCTGCACGACGAAGGGCTCCGTCCCAAGGGACGGAGCCTTCCTCAGATGCCAGGATCACGAACCCTGGTCTACGGCAACCACGATCTTGCCGCGGGTGTGCCCTTCCATGTTGGACCGGAAGGCATCAGCGGCCTTTTCCAGCGGGAAGACCTCGGCGACTTCCACCCGCATTTTTCGGCTGTCCACCAGGTCGGCGAGTTCCTCCAGGTCGGTCCCCACAGGCTTGACCCACATCCAGTCGCCGCCGTGCTCTTCCACTTCACTGTCGGCGATCGAGGCGTGCCGGCCCCCTTCGGCCAGCACGGCCAGCGTCGCCCCCAGGTTTCCGCCGACGAAATCGGCAACCACGTCAA
Encoded here:
- a CDS encoding MFS transporter, with amino-acid sequence MKLSAGGRIGLAGAAVVGVAFGMARYAYGLTLPNIREDLGLSELVLGIIASATFAGYLAGLLLAGPLAARHGSRAPTTVGGASGVLGAVVVAFAQSPGLLAAGVILAGSAGGWVWAPYSDIVTRAVPLRQQPRALAIITTGTSGGLVLLGGLAVLAILGSWRLVWVGIALAAAAAALVNLRFVPKTRPDPVAIDRHDASALFAALRGPCAYAVAYFAAVVIYFTYAADVLGSGALPAGAVPALYAGIGLCGVVGVATGAFAARMGSSRVAGLSLGAVGAALALLGVASDSLTATAISTCIFGAGYMAGSAVLAIWTAELVPERAGEAFTAVLIVGALSSVAAPALAGAVIAGVGLGPLLVFAAAASLLSGMALVLRPSPHRAAVGGPRP